In one Pogona vitticeps strain Pit_001003342236 chromosome 14, PviZW2.1, whole genome shotgun sequence genomic region, the following are encoded:
- the RHBDD3 gene encoding rhomboid domain-containing protein 3: MPVQTRRWRWRSPPMASSTLMALLCIFWLTGVGESLGLAPSLLSSPWQCFRLVTYCFCHTDASLLCTNLLFFLPLGWHQELRLGTLRYLHVSVLGAAASAVLYLLLSALWDRRPALPVGSYAPVHLVLLGCHQRHQKQRGLSGWISVALWAGMLLGLTQVLSPHSPFFLHMCGLLAGLAYWAGVFSPLELPEACLEGVHNWMVRRMQAGGSAFGFVLPPAAAILPLTDPAATAARVSPVSSSTSYWSGERTEQEREPGALLASRSLPPFSAPLEASGVPFSALTDDEQLQAGIQASLQDMAKEEMKLSKSSVSSLRLQQLQRMGFPTNQAVVALAATGHVEGAVSLLIGGHVGDETVVMTESCRQPLPDHCP; this comes from the exons ATGCCGGTCCAGACCAGGCGGTGGAGGTGGCGTTCTCCCCCAATGGCCTCCTCCACGCTCATGGCGCTGCTCTGCATTTTCTGGTTGACGGGCGTCGGGGAGAGCTTGGGCTTGGCGCCCAGCCTGCTCAGCAGCCCTTGGCAAT GTTTCCGCCTCGTGACCTACTGCTTCTGCCACACAGACGCCTCCCTTCTCTGCACCAACCTGCTGTTCTTCCTCCCCCTGGGCTGGCACCAGGAGCTACGGCTGGGCACCCTCCGTTACCTCCACGTCTCCGTGCTCGGGGCGGCCGCCTCAGCGGTGCTCTACCTCCTCCTCTCTGCACTGTGGGACCGGCGGCCTGCCCTCCCTGTTGGCAGCTATGCCCCGGTGCATCTGGTCTTACTGGGCTGCCACCAAAGGCACCAGAAGCAGAGGGGGCTCTCCGGGTGGATTTCCGTGGCTCTGTGGGCTGGGATGCTCCTGGGGCTCACCCAGGTCCTTTCCCCGCATTCTCCTTTCTTCCTGCACATGTGCGGGCTGCTGGCGGGGCTGGCCT ACTGGGCTGGCGTTTTCTCCCCGCTGGAGCTACCAGAGGCGTGCCTAGAAGGCGTCCACAACTGGATGGTCCGCAGGATGCAGGCCGGGGGCTCTGCCTTCGGATTTGTGTTGCCCCCAGCAGCTGCAATTCTTCCGCTCACGGATCCAGCAGCTACAGCGGCAAG GGTTTCTCCTGTGTCGTCTTCTACCTCTTACTGGAGCGGAGAAAGAACAGAGCAGGAGCGAGAGCCCGGGGCGCTCTTGGCATCTCGCTCTCTGCCTCCCTTCTCTGCTCCGCTCGAGGCGTCCGGCGTTCCTTTCTCGGCCCTGACGGATGACGAGCAGCTCCAAGCCGGGATCCAGGCCTCCTTGCAGGACATGGCTAAGGAAGAAATGAAGCTTTCCAAATCATCTGTTTCTTCTCTACG GCTTCAGCAGCTGCAGAGAATGGGCTTCCCCACCAACCAGGCCGTGGTGGCGCTGGCAGCCACGGGCCACGTCGAGGGTGCAGTCTCGCTGCTGATTGGCGGCCACGTGGGAGACGAAACCGTGGTGATGACAGAGAGCTGCCGGCAGCCTCTTCCGGATCACTGTCCGTGA